From the unidentified bacterial endosymbiont genome, one window contains:
- the mglA gene encoding galactose/methyl galactoside ABC transporter ATP-binding protein MglA yields the protein MVSTTTQSSGEYLLEMTGVNKSFPGVKALDNVNLKVRPHSIHALMGENGAGKSTLLKCLFGIYQKDSGSILFQGKEIDFHSAKEALENGISMVHQELNLVLQRSVMDNMWLGRYPTKGVFVDQDKMYRDTKAIFDELDIDIDPRARVGTLSVSQMQMIEIAKAFSYDAKIVIMDEPTSSLTEKEVNHLFTIIRKLKARGCGIVYISHKMEEIFQLCDEITILRDGQWIATQPLEGLDMDKIIAMMVGRSLNQRFPDRENKPGEVILEVRNLTSLRQPSIRDVSFDLHKGEILGIAGLVGAKRTDIVETLFGIREKSGGTITLHGKKINNHSANEAINNGFALVTEERRSTGIYAYLDINFNALISNIRNYKSKIGLLDNSRMKSDTQWVIDSMRVKTPGHRTQIGSLSGGNQQKVIIGRWLLTQPEILMLDEPTRGIDVGAKFEIYQLIAELAKKNKGIIIISSEMPELLGITDRILVMSNGLVAGIVDTKTTTQNEILRLASLHL from the coding sequence ATGGTCAGCACAACTACTCAGTCGTCCGGTGAATACTTGTTGGAAATGACCGGTGTCAACAAGTCTTTTCCCGGCGTTAAGGCACTCGATAATGTTAATTTAAAGGTGCGTCCTCACTCTATTCATGCGCTGATGGGGGAGAACGGTGCGGGTAAATCAACATTATTAAAATGTCTTTTCGGGATCTATCAAAAAGATTCTGGCAGTATCCTTTTTCAGGGAAAAGAGATCGATTTCCATTCCGCTAAAGAAGCGCTGGAAAATGGTATTTCGATGGTTCACCAGGAGTTGAACCTGGTACTGCAACGGTCGGTAATGGATAATATGTGGTTGGGACGTTATCCAACCAAAGGTGTCTTTGTCGATCAGGATAAAATGTATCGCGACACCAAAGCGATTTTCGATGAGCTGGATATTGATATTGACCCACGCGCCCGCGTCGGGACTTTATCCGTTTCCCAGATGCAGATGATCGAAATTGCGAAAGCGTTCTCCTACGATGCCAAAATTGTCATTATGGATGAACCCACTTCGTCATTAACGGAAAAAGAGGTCAACCACCTTTTTACAATTATTCGCAAACTGAAAGCGCGCGGCTGCGGCATAGTTTATATCTCGCATAAAATGGAAGAGATCTTCCAGCTGTGCGATGAAATTACCATCCTGCGCGACGGCCAGTGGATTGCCACTCAGCCGCTGGAAGGGCTGGACATGGACAAGATCATCGCCATGATGGTCGGCCGTTCGCTGAACCAGCGCTTCCCGGACCGTGAAAATAAGCCGGGTGAAGTGATACTCGAAGTGCGCAACCTGACGTCACTGCGTCAGCCGTCTATTCGCGACGTCTCGTTCGACCTGCACAAAGGCGAAATTCTGGGCATTGCGGGGCTGGTAGGGGCTAAGCGTACCGATATCGTGGAAACCCTGTTTGGTATTCGTGAAAAATCGGGCGGCACTATCACGCTGCACGGCAAGAAAATTAATAACCATAGCGCCAATGAAGCCATTAATAATGGGTTTGCGCTGGTAACGGAAGAACGCCGCTCAACGGGTATTTACGCCTATCTGGATATTAACTTTAACGCGTTAATTTCGAATATTCGTAACTATAAAAGCAAAATTGGCCTGCTGGATAACTCGCGCATGAAGAGTGATACCCAGTGGGTTATTGACTCCATGCGCGTTAAAACGCCGGGTCACCGGACGCAAATTGGTTCGCTCTCCGGGGGGAATCAGCAAAAGGTCATTATCGGCCGCTGGCTATTAACTCAGCCTGAAATTCTGATGCTCGATGAACCTACCCGCGGTATCGATGTGGGTGCCAAATTTGAGATTTATCAGCTGATTGCTGAGCTGGCTAAAAAGAATAAAGGGATCATTATTATCTCTTCCGAAATGCCGGAATTGTTAGGGATCACGGATCGTATTCTGGTTATGAGCAATGGTCTCGTTGCCGGTATTGTTGACACTAAAACCACTACGCAAAACGAAATTTTGCGTCTTGCGTCTTTGCACCTTTAA
- the mglC gene encoding galactose/methyl galactoside ABC transporter permease MglC, with the protein MSALNKKSFLTYLKEGGIYVVLLVLLAIIIFQDPTFLSLLNLSNILTQSSVRIIIALGVAGLIVTQGTDLSAGRQVGLAAVIAATLLQSMENANKVFPEMATMPIFVVILIVCAIGAVIGLINGIIIAYLNVTPFITTLGTMIIVYGINSLYYDFVGASPISGFDSGFSTFTQGFIALGSFRLSYITFYALIAVGFVWVLWNKTRFGKNIFAIGGNPEAAKVSGVNVGLNLLMIYALSGVFYAFGGMLEAGRIGSATNNLGFMYELDAIAACVVGGVSFSGGVGTVVGVVTGVIIFTVINYGLTYIGVNPYWQYIIKGAIIIFAVALDSLKYARKK; encoded by the coding sequence ATGAGTGCGTTAAATAAAAAAAGTTTTCTCACTTATCTGAAAGAAGGCGGTATTTACGTTGTTCTTTTGGTATTACTGGCGATCATCATTTTCCAGGATCCTACGTTCTTAAGTCTGCTCAACTTGAGTAACATTCTGACCCAGTCCTCCGTGCGTATTATCATCGCCCTGGGCGTGGCGGGTCTTATCGTCACTCAGGGGACCGACCTTTCGGCCGGTCGTCAGGTGGGGCTGGCGGCGGTTATCGCAGCCACCCTGCTGCAGTCGATGGAAAACGCCAACAAGGTGTTCCCGGAAATGGCGACCATGCCTATTTTCGTGGTGATCCTGATTGTGTGTGCCATTGGCGCGGTGATTGGTTTGATTAACGGCATTATCATTGCTTACCTGAACGTGACGCCTTTTATCACCACCTTAGGCACGATGATCATCGTGTATGGTATCAACTCCCTGTACTACGACTTTGTGGGAGCCTCCCCCATCTCCGGCTTTGACAGCGGCTTCTCGACCTTCACGCAAGGGTTTATCGCGCTGGGCAGTTTCCGCCTGTCGTATATCACCTTCTATGCGCTGATTGCCGTGGGCTTCGTCTGGGTGCTGTGGAACAAAACACGCTTCGGTAAAAACATCTTTGCCATCGGCGGTAACCCGGAAGCGGCGAAAGTCTCTGGCGTAAACGTCGGCCTGAACCTGCTGATGATTTATGCCTTGTCAGGCGTGTTTTACGCCTTCGGTGGGATGCTGGAAGCCGGTCGTATCGGTTCGGCAACCAACAATCTTGGCTTTATGTACGAACTGGATGCGATTGCGGCCTGCGTGGTCGGCGGCGTCTCCTTCAGCGGCGGTGTCGGTACTGTGGTCGGCGTGGTGACCGGTGTGATCATCTTTACCGTGATCAACTACGGCCTGACCTACATCGGCGTCAACCCGTACTGGCAGTACATCATCAAAGGCGCCATCATCATCTTCGCGGTGGCGCTGGATTCACTGAAATACGCGCGTAAGAAATAA
- a CDS encoding helix-turn-helix transcriptional regulator — MKTPEKKTTELQRTVERLRRMGDRQNHATNHLAVKRDNAFPQIKRQRVSPGLNRVGTLERQSVLHAAIRDILLGNITQGAALKKLRVGVLGLKQDEYAKLVNVSRKTLSDVENDKGNYSTDVINKIFKPFGLQTGLVPLSKTLLVSLLA; from the coding sequence ATGAAAACACCCGAGAAAAAAACGACAGAACTTCAGCGTACTGTGGAACGGCTACGTCGTATGGGCGATCGGCAAAATCATGCCACGAATCATCTTGCGGTTAAGAGGGACAATGCGTTTCCCCAGATCAAGCGACAGCGTGTTTCACCCGGTCTGAACCGGGTCGGCACGCTGGAACGCCAGTCTGTACTGCATGCTGCAATCCGCGACATTTTATTGGGCAACATCACTCAGGGAGCGGCGCTAAAAAAGCTCAGAGTCGGCGTGCTGGGACTGAAGCAGGACGAATATGCAAAGTTAGTGAATGTGTCGCGCAAAACATTGTCGGATGTGGAAAACGACAAAGGTAATTATTCGACTGATGTTATTAATAAAATCTTCAAACCCTTCGGGCTTCAGACCGGTCTGGTCCCCCTATCAAAAACGCTGCTCGTGTCGTTGCTGGCATAA
- a CDS encoding type II toxin-antitoxin system HipA family toxin: MESLTVQAWLDDAWTDIALITFPESVNGNWHITKVDYLIEYALEFLDCDDYHAVSVNHPVSLYFDDFGQPGWLRFIDDIMPSGASRRYWINALDISELPPGPQNYVLLKFGTMSPVGNLRIKESVPEWNESASAKKFTVKDVINRAADFLDYAQERGAAAGGATGAGGEAPKLLLRCSNEEAIWIDTWQDDPACQDHYYLVKYPRGSRTEVDCNILRAEYHYYHELTAMGFSTISTDTMRLEEGNSYPSLWLPRFDIRRNAQGQLIRLGMESVYSLLQKAPGTLLDQETTLRALIEKITASDMVQQKGYHFDIPAFVTEWVRRDLLNIIFGNSDNHGRNTAFIKGDNQIMLSPIYDFAPMKADPEGIPRTTKWSVDCESGGDYNFINIAQALAEWVPPARLLDALRKTAAGLVDVPERLSARGVPAQILEMPAIGFKYVPDKLARWGLL; the protein is encoded by the coding sequence ATGGAATCCTTGACCGTACAGGCCTGGCTGGACGACGCGTGGACAGACATAGCGCTTATCACCTTCCCCGAGAGCGTAAACGGCAACTGGCACATCACGAAAGTTGATTACCTCATTGAGTATGCTCTCGAATTTCTCGACTGCGATGATTATCACGCCGTATCTGTTAACCATCCCGTCTCCCTCTATTTTGACGACTTCGGTCAGCCCGGCTGGCTGAGATTTATTGATGACATAATGCCGAGCGGAGCGAGCCGCCGCTACTGGATAAACGCGCTTGATATCAGTGAATTGCCGCCAGGACCTCAAAATTATGTTTTGCTGAAATTCGGCACAATGTCGCCGGTGGGTAATTTGCGCATCAAAGAGTCGGTGCCTGAATGGAACGAATCCGCCAGCGCCAAAAAGTTCACCGTAAAGGATGTCATCAATCGTGCTGCTGACTTCCTGGATTATGCTCAGGAAAGAGGAGCCGCTGCCGGTGGCGCGACTGGCGCGGGTGGAGAAGCGCCTAAGCTGTTGCTGCGCTGCAGTAATGAAGAGGCTATCTGGATCGATACCTGGCAAGACGATCCGGCCTGCCAGGATCATTATTATCTGGTGAAGTATCCGCGCGGTAGCAGGACAGAAGTTGACTGTAATATTCTCAGAGCAGAATACCACTATTACCATGAGCTGACGGCGATGGGATTTTCTACCATCTCAACGGACACGATGCGTCTTGAGGAGGGGAATAGCTACCCTTCTCTGTGGCTGCCGCGGTTCGATATCAGAAGAAATGCGCAGGGTCAGCTTATAAGACTGGGTATGGAATCAGTGTATTCACTGTTACAAAAGGCACCCGGTACCCTTCTTGACCAGGAAACAACTCTGCGAGCATTGATCGAAAAAATCACGGCCAGTGATATGGTCCAGCAGAAGGGTTATCACTTTGATATCCCTGCTTTTGTAACAGAGTGGGTGCGCCGGGATTTGTTGAATATTATCTTCGGCAACAGCGATAACCATGGGCGAAACACCGCCTTTATCAAAGGCGATAATCAGATAATGCTCTCCCCTATTTATGACTTTGCGCCGATGAAAGCCGATCCGGAAGGTATACCCCGGACCACAAAGTGGTCAGTAGATTGTGAATCTGGCGGGGATTACAACTTCATTAATATTGCTCAGGCGCTGGCGGAGTGGGTTCCCCCTGCCCGCTTGCTCGATGCTCTTCGAAAGACCGCAGCCGGGCTTGTTGATGTTCCGGAAAGACTCTCTGCGCGCGGCGTTCCCGCTCAAATACTGGAGATGCCCGCCATTGGGTTTAAGTATGTTCCGGATAAACTTGCTCGCTGGGGGCTATTATGA
- the sanA gene encoding outer membrane permeability protein SanA, which yields MLKRVFYSLSVLIGILLLIVLGLDRWMSWKTAPYIFDDLQDLPYRQVGVVLGTAKYYRTGVINQYYRYRIQGALNAYNSGKVNYLLLSGDNALQSYNEPVTMRKDLIAAGVDPADIVLDYAGFRTLDSIVRTRKVFDTNDFIIITQRFHCERALFIALHMGIQAQCYAVPSPKDMLSVRIREFGARFGALADLYLFKREPRFLGPLVPIPTLHEVPQDAQGYPAVTPEQLLEIQKKSKLATN from the coding sequence ATGTTAAAGCGCGTGTTTTACAGCCTGTCTGTCCTGATCGGCATACTGCTGTTGATCGTGCTGGGTCTCGATCGCTGGATGAGCTGGAAAACAGCCCCTTATATCTTTGACGATCTGCAGGATCTGCCCTACCGTCAGGTTGGCGTCGTACTCGGCACGGCAAAGTACTACCGCACCGGAGTTATCAACCAGTATTATCGTTACCGCATTCAGGGCGCATTGAACGCTTACAACAGCGGTAAGGTCAATTACCTGCTGCTCAGCGGCGACAACGCCCTGCAAAGTTATAATGAACCGGTAACCATGCGTAAGGATTTGATCGCTGCGGGCGTCGATCCGGCCGATATCGTGCTCGACTATGCAGGCTTCCGCACCCTCGATTCCATCGTGCGTACCCGCAAGGTGTTCGATACCAACGATTTTATTATCATCACCCAGCGTTTCCACTGCGAGCGCGCGCTGTTTATCGCCCTGCACATGGGCATTCAGGCACAGTGCTACGCCGTGCCGTCGCCAAAAGATATGCTGAGCGTGCGCATACGTGAGTTCGGTGCCCGCTTCGGCGCGCTGGCAGACCTGTATCTCTTCAAACGTGAACCGCGTTTCTTAGGCCCGCTGGTTCCCATCCCAACGTTGCATGAAGTACCGCAAGATGCGCAGGGCTACCCGGCGGTAACGCCAGAACAACTGCTGGAAATACAGAAGAAATCCAAGCTTGCTACAAACTAA
- the cdd gene encoding cytidine deaminase: MHPRFHAAFAELAENLQSALAPVLADAHFPALLTAEQVILLQQATGLDEDALAFALLPLAAACARADLSHFNVGAIARGVSGSWYFGGNMEFPGTTMQQTVHAEQSAISHAWLCGEKALSAITVNYTPCGHCRQFMNELNSGLQLRINLPGRAPHTLGDYLPDAFGPKDLEIKTLLMDDQNHGFALTGDDLCQAAIAAANKSHTPYSKSPSGVALQCRDGRLFTGSYAENAAFNPTLPPLQGALNLLSLKGYDYPDIQRAMLAERADAPLIQWDATAATLKALGCTNIERVLLA; encoded by the coding sequence ATGCACCCACGTTTTCACGCCGCTTTCGCTGAGCTTGCAGAGAATTTGCAATCAGCCCTGGCTCCGGTTCTGGCGGATGCGCATTTCCCCGCCCTGCTGACGGCGGAGCAGGTCATCCTGCTTCAACAGGCAACGGGGCTGGACGAAGACGCGCTGGCTTTCGCACTGTTGCCGCTGGCTGCCGCCTGCGCACGCGCCGACCTCTCCCATTTCAACGTCGGCGCTATCGCACGCGGCGTCAGCGGAAGCTGGTACTTCGGCGGCAATATGGAGTTCCCTGGCACCACCATGCAGCAAACCGTACACGCAGAGCAGAGCGCCATCAGCCACGCCTGGCTGTGCGGAGAAAAAGCGCTAAGCGCAATCACCGTCAACTACACCCCCTGTGGTCACTGTCGTCAGTTTATGAATGAGCTGAACAGCGGCCTGCAGTTGCGTATCAACCTGCCGGGCCGTGCGCCGCACACGCTGGGCGATTACCTGCCGGACGCCTTCGGCCCTAAAGACCTCGAGATCAAAACCCTGTTGATGGACGACCAGAACCACGGTTTCGCCCTGACGGGCGATGACCTGTGCCAGGCCGCGATCGCTGCCGCGAATAAAAGCCATACGCCTTACAGCAAATCGCCGAGCGGCGTGGCGCTGCAGTGCCGCGATGGCCGTCTCTTCACCGGCAGCTATGCTGAAAACGCAGCCTTCAACCCAACGCTGCCGCCGCTACAGGGCGCACTGAACTTGCTGAGCCTGAAGGGGTATGACTACCCTGACATTCAACGCGCGATGCTGGCAGAGCGTGCCGACGCACCGTTGATTCAGTGGGATGCCACTGCCGCCACGCTGAAAGCGTTGGGTTGCACGAACATCGAGCGCGTTCTGCTGGCGTAA